CAACAAGGTATAATTATGGTCAGCACAACTACTCAGTCATCCGGTGAATACCTGTTGGAAATGAGCGATATCAACAAGTCATTTCCCGGCGTTAAGGCACTCGATAATGTTAATTTAAAAGTTCGTCCTCACTCTATTCATGCTTTAATGGGGGAGAACGGTGCAGGTAAATCAACATTATTAAAATGCCTTTTTGGGATCTATCAAAAAGATTCTGGCAGTATTCTTTTTCA
This region of Oceanidesulfovibrio indonesiensis genomic DNA includes:
- a CDS encoding ATP-binding cassette domain-containing protein, producing MVSTTTQSSGEYLLEMSDINKSFPGVKALDNVNLKVRPHSIHALMGENGAGKSTLLKCLFGIYQKDSGSILFQGKEIDFHSAKEALENGISMVHQELNLGLQRSVMDNMWLGRA